One segment of Apus apus isolate bApuApu2 chromosome 1, bApuApu2.pri.cur, whole genome shotgun sequence DNA contains the following:
- the ALG10 gene encoding dol-P-Glc:Glc(2)Man(9)GlcNAc(2)-PP-Dol alpha-1,2-glucosyltransferase, protein MERAEAYGFSAALSGSFLLSCLLFAATSRRQRGPYMDELFHVPQAQAYCQGRFLQWDPMITTLPGLYLVSVGVVKPAAWLFGWTGSVVCSAGMLRFINLLFAAGNFYLLHLLLLKIHQKNKAVSGFQRILSTLTLAMFPTLYFFTFLYYTDPGSVFFTLFAYLMCLYGNHKTSALLGFCGFMFRQTNIVWTVFCAGNVAAEKLNEAWKTELQKKKDEKISSRKGSFPELFRILLFLIKYLILPKNLVTLAALTWPYIILVTVFFVFVFINGGIVVGDRSSHEACLHFPQLFYFLSFTVFFLFPHLLTPTKIRKFFLSLQKHPVWYSLIAVISLFLIWKFTYVHKYLLADNRHYTFYVWRKIFQRHELVKYVLVPVYMFAGWSFVDTLKSKSIFWILMYFACLLAVTVPQKLLEFRYFILPFLIYRLNIPFPSLYRQLLELAFYIAVNAVTFYIFLNKTFQWPNSNEIQRFMW, encoded by the exons ATGGAGCGGGCCGAGGCCTACGGCTTCTCCGCCGCCCTGAGCGGCTccttcctgctgtcctgcctgctctTCGCGGCCACCAGCCGCCGCCAGCGCGGGCCCTACATGGACGAGCTGTTCCACGTCCCGCAGGCACAGGCCTATTGCCAGGGCCGCTTCCTCCAG TGGGACCCCATGATCACCACCCTGCCAGGCTTGTACCTGGTCTCCGTGGGGGTGGTGAAGCCCGCAGCGTGGCTCTTCGGCTGGACGGGCAGCGTGGTGTGCTCTGCAGGAATGCTCAGGTTTATCAACCTCCTTTTCGCTGCTGGGAACTTCTATTTACTGCATTTACTTCTGCTGAAGATCCATCAGAAGAACAAG GCTGTGTCTGGTTTCCAGAGAATCTTGTCTACATTAACTCTTGCAATGTTTCCcaccctttatttttttacattcctTTATTATACGGACCCAGGATCAGTGTTTTTTACCCTCTTTGCCTATTTAATGTGCCTTTATGGTAACCATAAAACTTCAGCTctgcttggattttgtggctTCATGTTTCGTCAGACAAATATTGTGTGGACAGTTTTTTGTGCTGGAAATGTTGCTGCAGAGAAGCTAAATGAGGCTTGGAAgacagaattacagaaaaagaaagatgaaaagattTCTTCCAGGAAAGGATCATTTCCAGAGTTGTTCAGAATATTGCTGTTTCTTATTAAATACCTCATTTTGCCTAAAAACTTAGTTACACTTGCTGCTTTAACTTGGCCATACATCATATTAGTAACtgtgttctttgtttttgtcttcATCAATGGTGGAATAGTTGTTGGTGACAGAAGTAGCCATGAAGCCTGTTTGCACTTTCCTCAGCTGTTCTATTTTCTGTCctttactgtcttttttttgttccctcaTTTATTGACCCCTACTAAAATCAGAAAATTCTTCCTGTCATTACAAAAGCACCCTGTATGGTACAGCTTAATTGCTGTCATCTCTTTATTCCTGATCTGGAAGTTTACCTATGTCCATAAGTATTTACTAGCAGATAACAGGCATTATACATTCTATGTCTGGAGAAAGATCTTTCAAAGACATGAGCTTGTAAAATATGTGCTAGTTCCAGTCTATATGTTTGCTGGCTGGAGTTTTGTTGATACACTGAAATCAAAATCGATATTCTGGATCTTAATGTATTTTGCATGTTTATTAGCAGTCACAGTTCCTCAAAAATTGCTGGAATTTCGTTATTTTATTTTGCCCTTCTTAATATACAGGCTTAATATTCCATTTCCATCTCTATATAGACAACTTCTGGAGTTGGCTTTTTATATTGCTGTCAATGCTGtaactttttatatttttttaaacaaaacattcCAATGGCCAAATAGTAATGAAATCCAGAGGTTTATGTGgtga